In Pueribacillus theae, the DNA window TGCGCGACGCTTGGTGATTCAATTAATTCACGCAGCAACACTTTCGAAGAAAACATTGTAGAGAACACTTCAATATCCTCTTCTCTTAACTCATCGCCAAGTTCTTGAGATTCAATTCTTGCAATGACACGATCTACTCCGAATTCTTTCGCGTAGCGGGCGATTTCAGCATTAGATTCTTCATCCCCGGTTGAAATGACAACAATATCTGATTCGAACACATTGGCTTCTTTTAATTCAAGGACATGATAAGTGGGCAGCTCCCTAATGGAAAAACTTGAATCCCGCTTGTTTTCTTCCACTTTTTCTTGTTTTGTATGGTATAGGAATGTTTTAAATTTATTCGGATCAAGCTCAATTGACAAAGGGAGTGTCAATTGATTGGCCCCAATGAATGCAACATTTTTTACCTCGCTTTGCATTTTTTCTTGAGGAAAGATTTTTTTAAATAGCATTGGCGTAATGATTGATGTAACGACCGCAAGCAAAACGAGTGTATTCGCTTTCTGTTCACCAATGACACCAACACGCTTGCCGATCTCTGCAGCCGCAATAACGAGGGAAAGCGTTGATGTTAGCAAAAACCCTGCCCCTAACACCGTTCTCCAATCGTACCACCGTTTTAATAAAAGAATCGGCAATAGTTTTGAAATAACGAGAGCTAAGAAAAGCAATGGGATGAGCAATAAAGTGTTTGGATCGGATAGCAATGTCCAAATGTCTAACTCAACGCCAACCATGACAAAAAATATTGGGATTAAAAATCCGTAGCCAAATGAATCGAGCTTTTGTGTCGTATCGGGGTTAGGCGACAAAAGTGAAATAAGGACACCGGCGAGAAAGGCTCCTAATATATTTTCAGCGCCAAGAGATTCAGACAGCCCTACCAACACAATTAAAAGCGCAAAAATGGCCCGCGTATCAATTTGTATGCTGCCCCTTAACATTGACTGAAAAAAAGATACTTTCTTAAACCATCTCGCAAGGAAATAGAGAAGAACGCCGGCAGCAAATAGTAAGAGCAAAAGCCAAGTGTTCCCGCCTTCTTTTGAAGAGAAGGTAACAAAAACAGCAAGCAGAACCATTGTCACGAGATCGGCAAGAACTGCGATAATTAGGATGGTTTGGCCGATAACCGTTTTTGTTAGGTTTTCCTCTTTCAATGTCGGAAGAACGACACCGAGCGAAATGGTCGCGATAATAAGTGTCATGAAAAAAGTGTTTTCAATTAAATGAAGCCAAGCAAGGCCGAGTGAAAGCAAGTATGACAAAATTAAAATAAACAGAAAAATAATAGATGAGATAAGGAAGCTGTTCGGTTCTTTTTTTCCGTTTTTTGTGCTTGCCGATTGTGATTTTTTTGAAAAGATGGAGAAATCAATTTCAACACCGCTTAAAAACATTAAAAAGATAAGCCCAAACGTGGACAGAATCTCAAGCCACGGATCATTGCCAATTAAATCAAATCCGCTTTTACCGATAATGAGACCTGCGATAATTTCTGTCACGACAACGGGAACGACCGTTAACTTAAGCCGTTCCCGGACAATTGGCGTAAAAAAAGCAACAAGTACGACGATAACGAGTGAAGTAACAGAAGCGTTCTGTTCCATAGCCCACCTCAGCTTTTCTCTAAAATGCGTGTTCAAAAAGGGATTGAATCAGACGCAAACAGCTCAAGGCACGGAATGAAAAACCGGCGGGGTGTACGTTTCTTGGTACATGAGCAAGGTTTTTCAGGACGTAACGCTGAGATGTGCCGCGGATTTTCGGTCCCATTTTGAACAATCTCTAAAGTAAATAACTCATAAAGGTCGTTGCTAACCCAAAATAAATAAGCACGCTTAAAATGTCATTCAGTGTCTGAATAAACGGCCCAGAGGCAACGGCCGGATCAATTTTAAGCTTCTCCATAATTAAAGGAATAATCGCTCCGGCAACGGTTGCGACGATTAACGTACAAAAAAGTGAAAAACCAACAAGGAATCCTAAAAAGAGCGATTTTTTCCAAATAAACACAATGACGCTAATTAACAAACCACATGTTGACCCTGTAATCAAGCCTGTTCCGGCTTCGCGCATAATGAGGCGCATTTTGCTTTCTTCCTCCAGGTCTCCTGTTGCCAGCCTGCGGATAACGACAGCGAGAGACTGTGTCCCCGTATTACCTGCCATTCCCGCAATCAACGGCATAAAAACTGCTAAAATGGCAACTTGCTCCAGCGTTTTTTCAAACCTTCCAATTAAACTGGCCGTCAACATTCCTAGAAAAAGCAGGATAATAAGCCACGGCAGCCTTTTTTTGGCGGCTGAGATTGGATTTTTATAAACTGCATCAACATCGCTAATCGCCGCAAATTTGGAATAGTCGTCAGAAGCTTCTTCGTCAATGACATCGACAATATCGTCATGTGTAATAATTCCGAGTAAATGCCCTTGAAAATCGACGACAGGCAATGCAAGAA includes these proteins:
- a CDS encoding monovalent cation:proton antiporter family protein, giving the protein MEQNASVTSLVIVVLVAFFTPIVRERLKLTVVPVVVTEIIAGLIIGKSGFDLIGNDPWLEILSTFGLIFLMFLSGVEIDFSIFSKKSQSASTKNGKKEPNSFLISSIIFLFILILSYLLSLGLAWLHLIENTFFMTLIIATISLGVVLPTLKEENLTKTVIGQTILIIAVLADLVTMVLLAVFVTFSSKEGGNTWLLLLLFAAGVLLYFLARWFKKVSFFQSMLRGSIQIDTRAIFALLIVLVGLSESLGAENILGAFLAGVLISLLSPNPDTTQKLDSFGYGFLIPIFFVMVGVELDIWTLLSDPNTLLLIPLLFLALVISKLLPILLLKRWYDWRTVLGAGFLLTSTLSLVIAAAEIGKRVGVIGEQKANTLVLLAVVTSIITPMLFKKIFPQEKMQSEVKNVAFIGANQLTLPLSIELDPNKFKTFLYHTKQEKVEENKRDSSFSIRELPTYHVLELKEANVFESDIVVISTGDEESNAEIARYAKEFGVDRVIARIESQELGDELREEDIEVFSTMFSSKVLLRELIESPSVAQMFTKQENGLFQINMSNTQYDGIPLRQFPYLGDAIIVRVFRGKDSIVPHGDTELKLGDRIVVTGSTESVNELRNLLSY